A single region of the Salvia miltiorrhiza cultivar Shanhuang (shh) chromosome 8, IMPLAD_Smil_shh, whole genome shotgun sequence genome encodes:
- the LOC131000346 gene encoding probable beta-D-xylosidase 2: MKTSLAILFLLLAAVGAREPFACDPSDAATKTLPFCRADLRTEERVRDLIGRLTLQEKVKLLGNNAAAVPRMGIKGYEWWSEALHGVSNVGPGTRFGGDFPGATSFPQVINSAASFNASLWEEIGKVVSDEARAMYNGGAAGLTYWSPNVNILRDPRWGRGQETPGEDPLVAGEYAARYVRGLQGTEGGDRLKVAACCKHYTAYDLDNWSGVDRFHFNAKVSKQDMVDTFDIPFRSCVKQGNVASVMCSYNQVNGIPTCADPKLLRGTVRGAWRLNGYIVSDCDSVGVFYDNQHYTSTPEEAAADAIKAGLDLDCGPFLGVHTENAVQKGLLKEAEVDLALFNTITVQMRLGMFDGEPSSHSYGNLGPKDVCTPPHQELALEAARQGIVLLKNQGPVLPLSLRKHHPIAVIGPNSDVTLTMIGNYAGVACGYTTPLQGIRKYARAIHQPGCADVACASDALFGGAIEAARIADATIMVMGLDQSVEAEFKDRTGLLLPGHQRELISKVAAASKGPTILVLMTGGPVDVSFAKHDPKIEAIVWAGYPGQAGGAAIADILFGAHNPGGKLPMTWYPQEYLNNLPMTAMDMRPNPSRNYPGRTYRFYKGPVVYPFGHGLTYSSFVHTIADAPKMVSVPVDGRHHSNTTAVTCQLVRVNHARCSRLSLSFSVDVRNVGSRDGSHTLLVFSSPPGGRWAPHKQLIAFEKVRVSAGGQQRVPIRIHVCKHLSVVDAAGIRRIPMGDHALSIGDLRHSVSLQAEPLGVIKS; encoded by the exons ATGAAAACATCCCTCGCCATTCTCTTCCTACTGTTGGCTGCGGTCGGAGCGCGGGAGCCATTCGCCTGCGATCCGAGCGACGCCGCGACCAAAACGCTGCCGTTCTGCCGCGCGGATTTGCGCACGGAGGAGAGAGTCAGGGATTTGATCGGGAGGCTGACGCTGCAGGAGAAGGTGAAGCTGCTGGGGAAcaatgccgccgccgtgccgcggATGGGGATCAAGGGGTACGAGTGGTGGTCGGAGGCGCTCCACGGCGTGTCCAACGTCGGTCCGGGGACGAGATTCGGCGGCGACTTCCCCGGCGCCACCAGTTTCCCGCAGGTCATCAACTCCGCCGCCTCTTTCAATGCGTCGCTGTGGGAAGAGATCGGGAAA GTTGTGTCAGACGAGGCCCGAGCGATGTACAACGGCGGGGCGGCGGGCTTGACGTACTGGAGCCCGAACGTGAACATATTGCGGGACCCGAGGTGGGGGCGGGGGCAGGAGACTCCCGGTGAGGACCCGCTCGTCGCCGGTGAATACGCGGCGAGGTATGTGAGGGGTTTGCAGGGGACGGAGGGCGGCGACCGGCTGAAGGTGGCGGCGTGCTGCAAGCATTACACGGCCTACGATCTGGATAACTGGAGCGGGGTCGATAGGTTCCATTTTAATGCTAAG GTAAGCAAACAGGACATGGTGGACACATTTGATATTCCTTTCAGAAGTTGTGTGAAGCAAGGCAATGTTGCAAGCGTGATGTGTTCTTACAATCAAGTTAATGGCATTCCGACCTGTGCTGACCCGAAACTTCTCCGAGGAACGGTACGAGGTGCTTGGCGTCTCAACGG GTACATTGTCTCGGATTGTGACTCTGTCGGCGTATTCTATGATAATCAGCATTACACATCAACTCCAGAGGAAGCTGCTGCTGATGCAATAAAAGCAG GTTTGGATTTGGATTGTGGGCCTTTCTTGGGAGTTCACACAGAGAATGCAGTTCAAAAGGGGCTGCTTAAAGAAGCAGAAGTCGATCTTGCACTGTTCAATACTATCACAGTTCAAATGAGGCTAGGAATGTTTGATGGAGAACCATCATCTCATTCATACGGCAACCTTGGCCCAAAAGACGTCTGCACCCCTCCCCACCAAGAACTAGCACTTGAAGCTGCTAGGCAAGGCATAGTTCTGCTCAAAAACCAAGGACCCGTGCTGCCTCTCTCTCTGCGGAAGCACCACCCCATTGCTGTCATTGGGCCTAATTCTGATGTTACTCTCACTATGATAGGCAATTATGCTG GTGTGGCGTGTGGATACACGACTCCATTACAAGGTATAAGGAAGTATGCTAGGGCAATTCATCAGCCCGGTTGTGCAGACGTCGCCTGTGCCAGCGACGCGTTGTTTGGTGGAGCTATTGAGGCTGCCCGGATAGCAGATGCAACTATCATGGTGATGGGGTTGGACCAGTCTGTTGAGGCAGAGTTCAAAGACCGGACAGGGCTCCTGCTGCCCGGGCACCAACGAGAGCTCATCTCTAAGGTTGCTGCAGCCTCAAAGGGCCCAACCATTCTTGTGTTGATGACTGGTGGTCCAGTTGATGTTTCCTTCGCCAAGCATGATCCGAAAATCGAAGCCATTGTGTGGGCAGGCTATCCCGGCCAAGCTGGTGGTGCTGCCATTGCTGATATTCTATTTGGAGCTCATAATCCAG GTGGGAAGCTTCCAATGACATGGTATCCTCAAGAATACCTCAACAACTTGCCTATGACAGCAATGGACATGAGGCCAAATCCTTCAAGAAACTACCCTGGAAGGACTTACAGATTCTACAAAGGACCGGTTGTGTATCCGTTTGGTCACGGGCTCACGTACTCCAGCTTCGTGCACACGATAGCTGACGCGCCTAAGATGGTCTCCGTCCCAGTAGACGGACGCCACCACTCAAACACCACGGCCGTGACATGCCAATTGGTCAGGGTGAACCATGCCAGGTGCAGCAGGCTGTCGCTTAGCTTCAGTGTCGATGTGAGGAACGTTGGGTCGAGGGACGGATCCCACACGCTGCTCGTGTTCTCCAGCCCGCCTGGGGGCCGTTGGGCGCCCCACAAGCAGCTCATTGCGTTCGAGAAGGTGAGGGTGAGTGCAGGTGGGCAGCAGAGAGTCCCCATCAGGATTCATGTTTGCAAGCATCTGAGTGTGGTGGATGCAGCCGGGATTCGGAGGATTCCGATGGGAGACCACGCGCTGAGCATCGGAGATTTGAGGCATTCTGTTTCACTTCAGGCGGAGCCACTTGGTGTGATCAAATCATAG